The following are encoded together in the Verrucomicrobiota bacterium genome:
- a CDS encoding Arc family DNA-binding protein, producing the protein MRIDPALWADLEAWAADELRSVNGQIEYVLRQAVQKRKGRVTPPLQSEPPRMEPPAKQP; encoded by the coding sequence ATGCGGATTGATCCGGCGCTCTGGGCCGATTTGGAGGCCTGGGCGGCGGATGAATTGCGCAGCGTCAACGGCCAGATCGAATATGTGCTCCGGCAGGCGGTGCAGAAACGCAAGGGGCGGGTGACCCCGCCCCTTCAGAGCGAACCGCCGCGCATGGAACCACCCGCCAAGCAGCCTTGA
- the lpxA gene encoding acyl-ACP--UDP-N-acetylglucosamine O-acyltransferase produces the protein MIHATAVVHAKAQLHPTVDVGPFAVIDEGVVLGPECIVGPHVHLTGQTTIGARNRFHTGCVIGDAPQDLKYHGEPTRLRIGDGNVFRENVTVHRSNKLTEDTVVGSNNFLMAGSHVGHNAILGNHVILANGVLLAGHVTVADRVFISGNCLVHQFVRIGTLALMQGGSAISKDLPPFTIAHKVNEICGLNVVGMRRAGYSSEQRLEVKKLYHALFRSGRNFREAVADAQTLFMNDAARVMLDFVSNAKRGVVMDAGFHPGAETEGE, from the coding sequence ATGATTCATGCAACGGCAGTGGTTCATGCGAAAGCGCAGTTACACCCGACGGTGGACGTCGGGCCATTCGCGGTGATTGATGAAGGCGTGGTGCTGGGGCCCGAGTGCATCGTCGGGCCGCATGTTCACCTGACTGGTCAAACGACCATTGGCGCGCGCAACCGGTTCCATACCGGTTGTGTCATTGGCGACGCGCCCCAGGATTTAAAGTATCATGGCGAGCCCACCCGCCTGCGCATTGGGGACGGCAACGTCTTTCGTGAAAATGTCACCGTGCATCGCTCCAATAAACTCACCGAGGATACCGTGGTGGGGTCCAATAACTTCCTGATGGCGGGCAGCCATGTGGGGCATAACGCCATTCTGGGAAACCACGTCATTCTGGCAAACGGGGTGCTGCTGGCGGGGCACGTCACAGTGGCCGACCGGGTGTTCATCTCCGGTAATTGCCTGGTACATCAATTTGTGCGGATTGGCACGCTGGCCTTGATGCAGGGCGGCAGCGCCATCAGCAAGGATTTGCCGCCTTTCACCATCGCACACAAGGTGAACGAGATATGTGGTTTGAATGTGGTGGGGATGCGTCGTGCCGGGTACAGTAGCGAGCAGCGATTGGAGGTAAAGAAGCTGTATCACGCCTTATTCCGGTCCGGACGGAACTTCCGCGAGGCAGTGGCCGATGCCCAGACGTTATTCATGAACGACGCGGCGCGGGTGATGTTGGATTTTGTAAGCAACGCGAAGCGCGGGGTGGTCATGGACGCGGGGTTTCATCCCGGTGCGGAGACCGAGGGAGAGTAG
- a CDS encoding HEAT repeat domain-containing protein, translating into MTWVFRGALTALLAATLSHAAIPLVNVDALGVRLAKGFRINVYADEPMVPDIHSLTVDPMGRVVVSGPGYIKVLNDPRTNGAAASATLVASPSHAAEGMCFDGGILYAVADGALLRYFAGNAGDPPDLVIPLRDGEFGGHQVRQGPDGSLYVMAGPATGINRRHANTLNSPIHEAEGGVLLRLAQGGGDCEIIAQGFRNPHAFDFNWLGDMFTWDGDAEADARLPWYEPSRLYQVGYAQHHGWRMAGEQRSWRRPEYYPDTVVSLNAVGSAVPTGVINYRHYRFPTYFHNGLFLLDWAHGRVYFGALQPQGSGYTVKLELFMETIGTHAFAPSDIVVAPDGALLIASGGRKTHGAIFRIQYYGNDAQDREVEHLIYTDDLGLRVLMAPQPQTAWSRAAWVPLARQLGADSFGRVLVNEQAMTAVRVRAVEVLTEVFGGISEREARAASRALVPEVRARVAWSLGRQAGRSAPALLLALAQDHEPAVRRCALESLGDRFLDFDPFALLPAIEANLAHPDKRLRLAAAHLAALLPPASWNDLAADLKSANYDARLMGGLVELWRTPMATVHTNAIQTALDMWKTSSAEEVRLAAVRLIKLALGDAKLESPSGEAFADYEPALSLRGREALVARIRQTLREAFPSRAHDLDLEISRLLAMLEEDDPKTMERVTAMLTVGSSPGDDLHYLTVLARLRGPRPAEITLRTAAGLTGLGRKITGSPRPPGNQWEQRLTEVARQLGQRDPLLGVTLLAQSDFPTDENLPLLVCLTDPQQQRAAALFAAAWKRGVRFSWSEPLVELLALLPASQVFPAFRQQAGNPLVREAIILQLAARPELEDRERFLAGLESSQWQVVESSVNALLKLPMDDNFQNLTPVLRLLQRLCYEPPRVALRERVQKLLQYQSAQTIQIRETGPDGTRLRATYQPWLDWFSRTYPTLWDRARNSEVEQWDQWLAVFKRTEWLKGNVLAGEKVFTQRGCAVCHLGSGFVGPSLMDVTNRYSREDFFRKIIFPSRELNEQYRMHEVQTRRHGNFEGLVVYESAELLLLQINATSAVRLDKTDIVSNVVSTRSFMPPNLLKGLPPWELANLYSFFQ; encoded by the coding sequence TTGACATGGGTTTTCCGGGGCGCGCTGACTGCCTTATTGGCGGCAACGTTGAGCCATGCCGCCATCCCGTTGGTGAACGTGGATGCGCTGGGGGTGCGGCTTGCCAAGGGGTTTCGTATCAATGTTTATGCGGATGAACCGATGGTGCCGGACATCCACAGCCTGACAGTTGATCCCATGGGGCGGGTGGTGGTAAGCGGTCCCGGCTATATCAAGGTTTTGAACGATCCCCGCACCAATGGCGCTGCTGCCTCAGCCACCTTGGTTGCCTCTCCCAGCCATGCCGCCGAGGGTATGTGCTTCGATGGCGGCATTCTGTATGCCGTCGCGGATGGCGCGTTGCTCCGCTACTTCGCCGGGAATGCTGGTGATCCGCCGGACTTGGTGATTCCCCTGCGGGACGGCGAGTTTGGCGGGCACCAAGTGAGGCAGGGGCCGGATGGCAGTTTGTACGTTATGGCGGGACCGGCCACGGGCATTAATCGCCGTCATGCCAATACTTTGAATTCCCCGATTCATGAAGCGGAAGGTGGCGTGCTGTTGCGCCTGGCGCAGGGCGGGGGGGATTGCGAGATCATCGCGCAAGGTTTTCGTAATCCGCACGCGTTTGATTTCAACTGGTTGGGGGACATGTTTACGTGGGATGGCGACGCGGAGGCGGATGCCCGGCTACCATGGTATGAACCCTCGCGGCTGTATCAGGTGGGGTACGCCCAACACCATGGCTGGCGGATGGCGGGAGAGCAGCGCAGTTGGCGGCGGCCGGAGTATTATCCAGATACGGTGGTGTCCCTGAACGCTGTTGGTTCGGCGGTCCCCACCGGGGTCATCAACTATCGCCACTACCGATTTCCCACCTATTTTCATAATGGTCTGTTCCTGCTGGATTGGGCGCATGGACGGGTTTATTTTGGCGCACTTCAACCTCAGGGTTCCGGCTACACCGTCAAGTTGGAACTGTTCATGGAAACCATCGGCACGCATGCGTTTGCGCCCAGCGATATCGTGGTGGCACCGGATGGCGCATTACTCATTGCTTCGGGAGGACGCAAGACGCATGGCGCGATTTTTCGCATTCAGTATTACGGCAATGATGCCCAGGATCGCGAAGTTGAACATCTGATTTATACGGATGATCTCGGGTTGCGTGTGTTGATGGCCCCGCAACCGCAAACGGCCTGGAGTCGGGCCGCGTGGGTGCCGCTGGCCCGGCAATTGGGCGCGGATAGTTTCGGGCGGGTGCTGGTCAACGAGCAGGCGATGACCGCCGTGCGTGTGCGCGCGGTGGAGGTGTTGACCGAGGTGTTTGGTGGCATATCGGAGCGGGAAGCGCGGGCGGCCAGCCGCGCACTGGTGCCGGAAGTACGCGCGCGGGTCGCGTGGTCGCTGGGCCGCCAAGCGGGCCGCAGTGCGCCGGCACTCCTGCTGGCGCTGGCGCAGGATCACGAGCCCGCCGTGCGCCGTTGCGCCTTGGAATCGCTGGGTGACCGTTTTCTGGACTTTGATCCGTTCGCCCTGCTGCCTGCCATTGAGGCCAACCTGGCGCATCCCGACAAGCGTCTGCGTCTGGCGGCCGCCCACCTTGCTGCGCTGCTGCCGCCCGCCAGTTGGAATGATTTGGCCGCCGATTTGAAAAGCGCCAATTACGATGCGCGCCTGATGGGTGGGCTGGTGGAACTCTGGCGCACGCCCATGGCCACCGTACACACCAATGCCATTCAGACCGCGTTGGACATGTGGAAGACCTCTTCGGCGGAAGAGGTGCGGCTCGCGGCGGTGCGACTGATCAAGCTGGCGTTAGGCGATGCCAAACTGGAATCCCCTTCCGGTGAAGCATTTGCTGATTACGAGCCGGCGCTCTCGTTGCGGGGGCGCGAGGCCCTGGTGGCGCGCATTCGTCAGACGTTGCGCGAAGCATTTCCTTCCCGGGCCCATGATCTTGATCTGGAAATCTCCCGCTTGCTCGCGATGCTGGAAGAGGATGATCCGAAAACGATGGAGCGGGTGACCGCCATGCTGACGGTTGGCAGTTCGCCAGGTGACGATCTGCATTACCTGACGGTGTTGGCGCGCCTGCGCGGACCGCGTCCGGCGGAAATCACGTTGCGCACCGCCGCCGGGCTCACCGGACTGGGGCGCAAGATTACCGGCAGCCCCCGTCCGCCCGGCAATCAGTGGGAACAGCGCTTGACCGAAGTGGCCAGGCAATTGGGGCAACGCGATCCGTTATTGGGTGTGACGTTGCTGGCCCAGTCGGACTTTCCCACCGATGAGAACCTGCCGCTGCTGGTCTGTTTGACCGATCCGCAACAACAACGGGCGGCCGCTCTGTTTGCGGCGGCTTGGAAGCGCGGGGTTCGTTTTTCCTGGTCCGAACCCCTGGTGGAACTACTGGCTCTACTGCCTGCTTCGCAGGTGTTTCCCGCCTTCCGCCAACAAGCGGGTAACCCGCTGGTGCGCGAGGCCATTATTCTGCAACTCGCCGCACGGCCGGAGCTGGAAGATCGGGAGCGCTTTCTAGCGGGATTGGAATCCAGCCAATGGCAGGTCGTGGAATCCAGCGTGAATGCGTTGCTGAAATTGCCGATGGACGACAATTTCCAAAACTTGACGCCGGTGCTGCGGCTGTTGCAGCGGCTCTGCTACGAACCGCCGCGGGTGGCCTTGCGTGAGCGGGTGCAAAAACTGCTGCAATATCAAAGCGCCCAAACCATTCAAATCCGCGAGACCGGACCCGATGGCACCCGATTAAGAGCCACGTATCAACCCTGGCTGGACTGGTTTTCACGGACTTATCCCACGCTGTGGGACCGTGCCCGCAACAGCGAGGTAGAACAATGGGATCAATGGCTGGCCGTGTTCAAACGCACGGAATGGTTGAAGGGGAACGTCCTGGCTGGCGAAAAGGTGTTCACCCAACGCGGTTGCGCGGTCTGCCATTTGGGGAGCGGTTTTGTTGGCCCAAGCCTGATGGATGTGACCAACCGTTATTCGCGCGAGGATTTTTTCCGCAAAATCATATTCCCCAGCCGCGAGTTGAATGAGCAATACCGCATGCATGAGGTGCAAACCCGGCGGCATGGAAATTTCGAGGGCTTGGTGGTGTACGAATCCGCCGAATTGCTGCTCCTGCAAATCAACGCCACCTCGGCGGTCCGTTTGGATAAGACCGATATTGTTTCCAACGTTGTCAGCACCCGGTCTTTCATGCCACCCAACCTGTTGAAAGGACTCCCGCCGTGGGAGCTGGCCAACCTGTATTCGTTCTTCCAATAA